The proteins below come from a single Azospirillum thiophilum genomic window:
- a CDS encoding cupin domain-containing protein, with the protein MSPSLCRSGRRQAATSLLTGTLTALCLVSSAQAQTAPGQPAPAPRSFPLLQTETNSNGTPIVYPKGAPQITARITEIPPGARTGVHTHQIPLFVYILGGRLTIRGEAGESTVYKEGDAYMERTDWHEGINEGGEPVRLLAVYPGEVGTPLSVKRGN; encoded by the coding sequence ATGTCACCGTCCCTTTGCCGTTCTGGCCGCCGTCAGGCCGCAACCAGCCTGCTCACCGGCACGCTGACCGCCTTGTGCCTGGTGTCCTCCGCACAGGCGCAAACCGCTCCCGGGCAACCGGCCCCGGCCCCGCGTTCCTTCCCGCTCCTGCAAACGGAGACCAATTCCAACGGCACGCCGATCGTCTATCCGAAGGGGGCGCCGCAGATCACCGCGCGCATCACCGAAATCCCGCCCGGCGCGCGGACCGGCGTGCACACGCACCAGATCCCGCTGTTCGTCTATATCCTGGGCGGCAGGTTGACGATCCGGGGCGAAGCGGGCGAAAGCACCGTCTACAAGGAAGGCGACGCCTATATGGAGCGCACCGACTGGCACGAGGGCATCAACGAAGGAGGTGAGCCGGTGCGCCTGCTGGCCGTCTACCCCGGCGAGGTCGGCACACCGTTGTCGGTCAAGCGGGGGAACTGA
- a CDS encoding pentapeptide repeat-containing protein: MAERDPKEIDELRTIIQAHQAWLKRPSSGRRADLSFRDLSRLNLERVSLAGAKLAGADLSNTRMVKSDLTQADLFGADMEAVNLSGATLTGADLRGANLHRAQLTDANLRGADFRAGELMESSGPDGNQKATRGTGTTRLTEAKMERSILAGANFTGCDLTGADLNDADLTGAELTSAVLMGTDFCGATLDGAVFGNTVMDHATLTRTFIPFTLPPDAIVQPNYTAMPVAEFLELVERHERWVDSGGADGARLDLDLVSVAGADLHGRTLAAARLRRCRLPGARLTKASLEMAELSYIDLDEADLRDAVLRGTTLRRAYLAHTLMNGVDARPVALAGGRDWPANFEGADFSDADLRDSTMGPAVVRGAVFTNALTDRSGIDVAAAAGAFPPPPPEERRRQKRFVRPGMVVHTEHGSFPARNWSVGGLCLLAVNQPYQRGQTFQARVVLADRQEVTAVANLVVLHRDEERGQLSVCFHQYGDDLKALLKTAFLEHQKMAG; encoded by the coding sequence ATGGCCGAACGCGATCCGAAAGAGATCGACGAACTCCGGACGATCATCCAGGCGCATCAGGCGTGGCTGAAACGGCCGTCCAGCGGCCGGCGCGCCGACCTGAGCTTCCGCGACCTGTCGCGGCTGAACCTGGAGCGGGTGTCGCTGGCCGGCGCCAAGCTGGCCGGAGCGGATCTCAGCAACACCAGGATGGTGAAGTCCGACCTGACCCAGGCCGACCTGTTCGGTGCCGACATGGAGGCGGTGAACCTGTCCGGCGCCACCCTGACCGGCGCGGACCTGCGCGGCGCCAACCTGCACCGCGCCCAGTTGACCGACGCAAACCTGCGCGGCGCCGATTTCCGCGCGGGCGAGTTGATGGAGAGCAGCGGACCGGACGGGAACCAGAAGGCGACCCGCGGCACCGGCACCACCCGGCTGACCGAAGCGAAGATGGAGCGGTCGATCCTGGCCGGCGCCAACTTCACCGGCTGCGACCTGACCGGCGCCGACCTGAACGACGCCGATCTGACCGGGGCGGAGCTGACCTCGGCCGTGCTGATGGGCACCGATTTCTGCGGAGCGACCCTGGACGGGGCGGTGTTCGGCAACACGGTGATGGACCACGCCACCCTGACCCGAACCTTCATCCCCTTCACCCTGCCGCCCGACGCCATCGTCCAGCCAAACTACACGGCGATGCCGGTCGCCGAGTTCCTGGAGCTGGTGGAGCGGCATGAGCGCTGGGTCGACAGCGGCGGGGCGGACGGCGCGCGGCTCGACCTCGACCTCGTGTCGGTGGCGGGAGCCGACCTGCATGGGCGTACGCTGGCGGCGGCCCGCCTGCGCCGCTGCCGCCTGCCCGGTGCCCGCCTGACCAAGGCCAGCCTGGAGATGGCCGAACTGTCCTACATCGACCTGGACGAGGCCGACCTGCGCGACGCCGTGCTGCGCGGCACGACGCTGCGCCGCGCCTATCTGGCGCACACGCTGATGAACGGGGTCGATGCCCGCCCGGTGGCGCTGGCCGGCGGCCGCGACTGGCCGGCCAATTTCGAGGGCGCCGATTTCTCCGACGCCGACCTGCGCGATTCGACGATGGGCCCGGCGGTGGTGCGTGGTGCGGTGTTCACCAACGCGCTGACCGACCGGTCGGGCATCGACGTTGCCGCCGCCGCCGGCGCCTTCCCCCCTCCCCCGCCGGAGGAGCGTCGGCGGCAGAAGCGCTTCGTCCGGCCCGGCATGGTGGTCCATACCGAGCATGGCAGCTTCCCGGCCCGCAACTGGTCGGTGGGCGGCCTGTGCCTGCTGGCGGTCAACCAGCCCTACCAGCGCGGCCAGACCTTCCAGGCCCGCGTCGTGCTGGCCGACCGGCAGGAGGTGACGGCGGTCGCCAATCTGGTCGTGCTGCATCGCGACGAGGAACGGGGCCAACTGTCCGTCTGCTTCCACCAGTATGGCGACGACCTGAAGGCGTTGCTGAAGACGGCGTTCCTGGAACACCAGAAGATGGCCGGCTGA